Proteins found in one Alteromonas macleodii genomic segment:
- a CDS encoding ATP-binding protein, whose translation MDRITDKIANLAKALKKDVDPNGEYIDYKTLRKQYEAKANEEVSQLQQRSKKARVEAIHGRSDLNPKWTFANLVEDSDDVIEAVSIAQSFIAAHDDPAWRQSGSHMMIFYGDYGRGKSHIAGAIAHQLIEQYEISVLYRQLSTLLEMRNFSFDFSATDNASQRFREINQELLDVDLLILDEVCVNESALKKNAQSWFGNLLRQRLVNKKNCILITNHNLAELENALGRYCFESIKEYDTYKVRFQGPSRREGLTIEQEDMQGSVAQPRYQPNQVR comes from the coding sequence ATGGATCGTATAACTGACAAAATTGCTAATCTTGCTAAAGCGCTAAAAAAAGATGTCGATCCCAATGGTGAGTACATCGACTACAAAACGCTGCGCAAGCAGTATGAAGCGAAAGCTAACGAGGAAGTGTCACAACTACAGCAGCGCAGTAAGAAAGCGCGTGTAGAAGCTATTCATGGCCGTTCTGACTTAAATCCGAAGTGGACGTTTGCCAACTTGGTGGAAGACAGTGACGATGTCATAGAAGCGGTTTCTATTGCACAATCCTTTATCGCTGCTCATGATGATCCAGCCTGGCGCCAAAGTGGCTCTCATATGATGATTTTCTACGGCGATTATGGTCGCGGTAAATCTCATATTGCAGGTGCTATTGCCCATCAACTTATCGAGCAATATGAGATCTCTGTGCTATACCGTCAGCTTTCGACTCTGCTCGAAATGCGCAATTTTTCTTTTGATTTCTCTGCTACCGATAATGCTAGTCAGCGTTTCAGAGAGATTAACCAAGAGCTTTTAGACGTAGATTTGCTTATTTTAGACGAGGTCTGTGTTAACGAATCAGCACTTAAGAAAAACGCACAGAGTTGGTTTGGGAACTTACTCAGACAGCGCTTAGTGAACAAGAAAAACTGTATCTTAATCACTAATCACAACTTAGCCGAACTAGAAAATGCCCTTGGTCGTTATTGTTTCGAATCGATTAAAGAGTACGACACTTACAAGGTTCGATTCCAAGGCCCAAGCCGCCGTGAAGGCCTAACTATCGAACAAGAGGATATGCAAGGTTCTGTAGCACAGCCCCGCTATCAACCTAACCAGGTGCGCTAA